GCTGAATATTTCGACTTCAAGCGATCATTTGCTCCTGGCGGAAAATCCACTTGTCACGTCCGGCGCGGGGATGCTATAATTCCCCGTGTCGTGCGAGGCGCGTTGCGAGGGTGGCGGAATTGGCAGACGCGCCAGACTTAGGATCTGGTGCCTTCGGGCGTAGGGGTTCAAATCCCCTCCTTCGCACCAAGTTCATAAGTTTCAAATATGGATCGTTAGCTCAACTGGCAGAGCATCTGACTCTTAATCAGAGGGTTACAGGTTCAAGTCCTGTACGATCCACCAGAGTATTTCTCCCGACTTTTCAAGTCGGGTTATTTTGTATCGTTCGCCGGCGATGAAGAGCTTGGCGGCGGCAGGCGGAAGCGGCTGTCTGTTTTTACAATTGAATAATCTGACGCGGGGAGCTGGAAACGGCTGAGAGGAAGCGCTGAGCTTCGACCCGGGACCTGAATTGGATAATGCCAACGGAGGGATGTAAGATGCGCGAACGAACGTAATGGCGGTGTCCGAAAGGGTGCCGCCTTTTTGTTTGCCGGAAATCTCTGCCCCGGCGGTGGGGCCGGCGTCGGTGCTGTACAGACAGATGGGCAAGAAAGTGAGGAAAGCTTTTTCAGGAGCGCATTTTCAAGGAGGAAAGCATGAACAATTTACGAGAGAGAAAGATCGCGTTTACGGCCGTTCTGGCCGCGTTCGCCGTCGTGGGATCGTTTATTTCTTTTCCCGTGTTCGGGGCCAAGTGCGCGCCGGCGCAGCATCTGGCCAACATTCTCGGCGCCGTTTTTCTTGGGCCGGCGTGGAATGTGGCGGCGGCGTTCGTCGCCAGCCTGATCCGCAACCTCATCGGCGCCGGCACCCCGCTTGCCTTTCCCGGAAGCATGTGCGGCGCGTTGCTTGCCGGCGTTCTGTATCGTGTGATTCAGCGGCTTCCGGCGGCCTGGCTGGGAGAGATCATCGGTACGGGGCTGATCGGCGGGATGCTGTCCTATCCTGTGGCGCGTTTTGTGCTGGGCAACGACAAAGCCGCGCTGCTGACTTTCGTCGTGCCGTTTCTGATCAGCTCCGCCGGCGGAACGGCGATCGGCGCCGTGATCACCGTCGCCATGAAAAAACTGGGGCTGCTCGGGGTCGAGCGTTTTTTGGGGGGAGGACGGCATGACGGCGCCCGCTGAACTGTGGGCGGTGTGGGAGAGAATTTCCCGCCGCCGTCCTCTCGTCC
The Pyramidobacter piscolens W5455 DNA segment above includes these coding regions:
- the thiW gene encoding energy coupling factor transporter S component ThiW gives rise to the protein MNNLRERKIAFTAVLAAFAVVGSFISFPVFGAKCAPAQHLANILGAVFLGPAWNVAAAFVASLIRNLIGAGTPLAFPGSMCGALLAGVLYRVIQRLPAAWLGEIIGTGLIGGMLSYPVARFVLGNDKAALLTFVVPFLISSAGGTAIGAVITVAMKKLGLLGVERFLGGGRHDGAR